The following DNA comes from Mya arenaria isolate MELC-2E11 chromosome 11, ASM2691426v1.
TTTCGAATGGAAACATTATGCAAGACATCAACAGGGGAATCTGAAGAACTTGGGGAATCTTGTAAAAATTAAGTTGAAAAGTTTTAGACTTTGTCCATATGCCAGCGATGAGAGGTCCCTCCTCCGTCGGCGGCACGCGAAGAGTGGGATATGTGGCACGTGTCAGACACTTCAACGGTCCCACGCGGCAAGTTCTGCACACTAATTCGTAATGTAGACTTTTACTACAAATTAGGGTTTAAAAGGTATGCGGCCCATatgataatgtatatatatatatactatttacatttaatgtgtttaaatgatACCCTTTCACTGGCGgattaaggggggggggggcgcactCGACGCAAACCGTGACGCGCAAAAAGCatcatttcggactagaaattgttaagggtgtgatttttttttctattagaATGTGCATTTTAgggaaaatgttaaaatttgaccattttatattttaaattttctacAAAAGTAGATACACCTTGATAAAGGTCTGTTTGGTACCGAATCCAACAGAGAACTTTTATTTGGCCTCATGCGTAAGGACAGTTAATCTCGGCAATGAAAACACAATTAATGGTCATGTAGAGGATcacatattcatcatttttgtgATGCAAAAAAAGGTAATAATAGATAAGTAACTTGTTGGGTGAAACCGAAGTCAAAACCCAAGCCGTCGGGAACTATATGGAGAGGATACAAAAAACGACCTTTGACGCCCAACTGTGGGCATGACATTGACTCGTAAGTTTGATCTTGGCCTCAAAGGTATGTGTCCGGAACAGGCGCTCTGCGCGACGGATCGATTGGCTAAACTACTCGTATTATGGGATCCTTCAATCACACATTATGGAGTAGATACGAAAACAAATGACATTGAATTTGACTTTGATATCGAGAGATGTGGCCGGAACATGCACTCTGCACGTCGGCTCGATGTGATGCACGTTTTACAAGTACCGATTATTTTGAATACGTTTGTATTACTCCCGTGGCCTTGATCTTGAACGTAATTGGCCAACGAGCATCCAGGATTTTTTTAGCCAAATTTCTCAACTTCTGTTCAAAGCCAAAGTCACTTTTCTTGTCAATATatggtttatttttacaaattaatacaatatatgcTGGTTGTAATAGGTACGATAGCTCCTCATTACCCTACCCACTACACTGCTTCTGATAACCCTGCTCACTATATGAAATCTTCTCATTACCCTGCTTACTACATGAAAGCTTCTCATTACCCTGCTCACTATATGGAAGCTTCTCATTACCCTGCTCACTACATGAAAGCTTCTCATTACCCTTCTCACTACATGAAAGCTTCTCATTACCCTTCTCACTACATGAAAGCTTCTCATTACCCTGCTCACTACATGAAAGCTTCTCATTACCCTTCTCACTACATGAAAGCTTCTCATTACCCTGCTCACTATATGAAAGCTTCTCATTACCCTTCTCACTACATGAAAGCTTCTCATTACCCTTCTCACTACATGAAAGCTTCTCATTACCCTGCTCACTACATGAAAGCTTCTCATTACCCTGCTCACTACATGAAAGATTCTCATTACCCTGCTCACTATATGAAAGCTTCTCATTACCCTGCTCACTACAAGGAAGCTTCTCATTACCCTGCTCACTACATGAAAGCTTTTCATTACCCTGCTCACTATATGAACGCCTCTCATTACCCTGCTCACTACATGAAAGCTTCTCATTACCCTTCTCACTACATGAAAGCTTCTCATTACCCTTCTCACTACATGAAAGCTTCTCATTACCCTGCTCACTACAGGAAAGCTTCTCATTACCCTGCTCACTATATGAAAGCTTCTCATTACCCTGCTCACTACAAGGAAGCTTCTCATTACCCTGCTCACTACATGGAAGCTTCTCATTACCCTGCTCACTACATGAAAGCTTCTCATAACCCTGCTCACTATATGAAAGCTTCTCATTACCATGCTCACTACATGAACACTTCTCTTTACCCTGCTCACTACAGGAAAGCTTCTCATTATCCTGCTCACTACATGAAAGCTTCTCATTACCCTGCTCACTACATGAAAGCTTATCATTACCCTGCTCACTACATGGAAACTTCTCTTTACCCTGCTCACTACATGAAAGTTTCTCATATCCCTGCTCACTACATGAAAGCTTCTCATTACCCTGCTCACTACATGAAAGCTTCTCATAACCCTGCTCACTACATGAAAACGTCTCATTACCCTGCTCACTATGTGAAAGCTTCTCATAACCCCGCTCACTACGGGAAAGCGTCCCATTACCCTGCTCTCTACTTGAAACCTTCTCACTACAAGAAAGCTTCTAATAACCCCGCTCATTACGGGAAAGCTTCTCATAATCCTTCTCACTACAGGAAAGCGTCGCATTACCATACTAACTACAGGAAAGCTTCTCATAACCCTACTTACTACATGACAGCTTCTCCTTACCCagctttaatttgttaaattcgTCACGCCTTGAGGCtgaacatcaattttcgaacgaaaatattctaaaaagcgatctgatcttttaccAGCAGTCTAATAACGCGGGCTTTCGCAAAGTTTGACTCAttccaacacaaaaaataaaataaaggtaaaataaaaaaaataaatattgcacgTGGTCTTCGTCCGCTTAAGTTCAAATTCTATTCCCGGtcgtataattttattttctaacttaatttttcattacttttgtattatttataaaaataatgttgtccAAATAATGTTGTCTAAACTTTTCACCTTGAGTGTTTTCAATGAGATACGTTAAAACGAACTTATTTTTCGAAGCAGCTAATAGGCCTATAATTGAAAGTTGCCAACACGTTCGTGTGTATGACCAAAAAAAGGAAGCGTGTGTTTGACCGCGAAGGGGAAGCGTGAGTTTGACCGGGAAGGGGAAGCGTGAGTTTGACCGAGAAGGGGAAGCGTGAGTTTGACCTGGATGGGGAAGCGTGAGTTTGACCTGGATGGGGAAGAATGTGTTTGACCGGGTAAAGGAAGCGTGTGATTTGGCCGGGTAGGGGAAAGCTTGTGTTTGACCGGGAAGGGGTAGCGTGTGTTTGACTGGGAAGGAGAAGCGTGAGTTTGACCGAGAAGGGGAAGCGTGAGTTTGACCTGGATGGGGAAGCGTGAGTTTGACCTGGATGGGGAAGAATGTGTTTGACCGGGTAAAGGAAGCGTGCGATTTGGCCGGGTAGGGGAAAGCTTGTGTTTGACCGGGAAGGGGTAGCGTGTGTTTGACTGGGAAGGAGAAGCGTGTGTTTGACTGGGAAGGGGAAGCGTGTGTTTGACTGGAAAGGGGAAGCGTGAGTTTGACTGGGAAGGAGTAGCGTGTGTTTGACTGGGAAGGGGAAGCGTGAGTTTTACCGGGAAGGGGGAGCATGTGTTTTGACCGGTTAGGGGAAGCGTGTATTTAGTCCGGGAAGGGGAAGCTTGAGTTTGACCGGTAAGGGGAAGCGTGTGTTTGACAGGGAAGAGGAAGCGTGTGTTTTGACCGGGAAGGGGAAGCGTGTTTTAGACCGGGGAGGGGAAGTTTGAGTTTGACCGGTAAGGGGAAGCTTGAGTTTGACCGGTAAGGGGAAGCTTGAGTTTGACCGGGAAGGGGAAGCGTGTGTTTTGACCGGGAAGGGGAAGCGTGTTTTTGACCGGGGAGGGAAATTGTGTTTTTGACCGGGAAGGGGTAGCGTGTGTTTGAGCGGGAAAGGGAAGCATTCGTTTTGACCAAGAATGGAATACATTTGCTTGACCGTGAAGGGGAAGCGTGTGTTTGACCGGGAAGGGGTAGCATGTGATTGGCCGGTAAGGGGAAGCGTGTGTTTGACAGGGAAGTGGAAGCATGAGTTTGATCGTGAAGGAAGAGCGGTAAGGTAAATACcgaaattcaaaatgtatttccttGTCAATTGGTGTGGTACTTTAAAATGTATCTTTTGCTCATAGACGACATACACAAAACGACATGAATTAGACATCGCTAGTATTCTAAAGAATTAGTTTTGTTCCAAAAGT
Coding sequences within:
- the LOC128208395 gene encoding TRIO and F-actin-binding protein-like, with the protein product MLPLPGKTHASPSQSNTRYSFPVKLTLPLSSQTHASPSQSNTRFSFPVKHTLPLPGQTQAFPYPAKSHASFTRSNTFFPIQVKLTLPHPGQTHASPSRSNSRFSFPVKHTLPLPGQTQAFPYPAKSHASFTRSNTFFPIQVKLTLPHPGQTHASPSRSNSRFPFPVKLTLPLRGQTHASFFCEKVSSREQGNGTLSRSERGYEKLSHSEQGNETFSCSEQGYEKLSCSEQGNEKLSCSEQGYEKLSCSEQGKEKFPCSEQGNDKLSCSEQGNEKLSCSEQDNEKLSCSEQGKEKCSCSEHGNEKLSYSEQGYEKLSCSEQGNEKLPCSEQGNEKLPCSEQGNEKLSYSEQGNEKLSCSEQGNEKLSCSEKGNEKLSCSEKGNEKLSCSEQGNERRSYSEQGNEKLSCSEQGNEKLPCSEQGNEKLSYSEQGNENLSCSEQGNEKLSCSEQGNEKLSCSEKGNEKLSCSEKGNEKLSYSEQGNEKLSCSEKGNEKLSCSEQGNEKLSCSEKGNEKLSCSEKGNEKLSCSEQGNEKLPYSEQGNEKLSCSKQGNEKISYSEQGYQKQCSG